The Gammaproteobacteria bacterium DNA segment ATGTGACCGGGTCGGACCTTCCTCCATGCTTCATCGCGGGAGAGGGTTGGGGTGAGGGTTTATACAATAGTAATAAGCGACCTCTTTCTTCTTCATACAATGCCATTGACCAGCCACGATCCTTTTACACTATCAAACCCAACATCGGAAACGATTTATTAAATCACGAAGGTCGGTTCGCAATGAATTTATGTTACATTTTCAATGTAGTAGTGTGGGTAGGAAATAAATCTAAATCGAGGACAAAAGAATCTCCAATTCTTCGATTTTGTCCCTGTTCCCAGGTAAGGTTGGCGTTGGACACATCTACTTTCGGGCCTAAATCATAAGGGCCTAAAAGGAATTTAAATTCAGTTTCCAATAAATTTGACTTTAGATTAATGCTCCATTGGCTAGGGTTAATGCAGTCTAAGCGAATGGCTTTTTTCCATTTGGATAGATCTCGAGTCGCTCCTGAAATAAATAGGGCTCTATCAACGCCGACATTGATATTTGCCAAAAGTGTGTAATCGCGGAAATCAAAAAATGGCACATCATCCCTAGTTAGTTTATTGTCTTTCCAAGCTAGATTGATTCGTTGTAGAGTATTAGGAAGTACAATCGCCATAATACATTTTGCAAAAACTTCATTAAAATTTAAATCGTATGGACTGGGTAATCCTATTGAATAGATACATTGCTCCTCCATCATTTTTACCATTCTTTCGTGGGGAACATTAAATAGAAAGAATCCTATTTGTTGAGGGTGTGATTGACTTATTTTCGTAAATATATCACTGCTAGTGACACTGGAAATATTTGTTGTACACCTTTTTCGAAGTAAATCTACTAAGTCATTTTCGAGTAGTATGGTTTCAGGATCGTCCCTGAAAAATGTTATGGAAGTAAAAGTTTTAACATCAGCTCTCCTATACAAATATATAAAAGCTTCTTTATATGTAGCGAATTTGTTTTTTAAACCACGCGCCTCTACTCCGGTAATGTTAAAAGTTCTTGTAATTTCATTTTCCCATAATCTATCGTGATCAATAATGGAATGGAGAAGCTTAGAATAAGCACTGCATTTTTGTTTTGTTCTAAAATCGGCAAAAGAGAAAATGTTGCCGACGATATCTACCGGAAGATTCAAGTCTTGAGGTTTGTCATGCTGAATGAATGAACTTGAATTTTCGAAATTATTATTGTTTTCTGAAATTGTATCTTTTTTTGAAGCCGCTGAACTTTTATATTTAATGGGATTTGTTAAAAGTGGTGTTATCAAACAATGAAGCTCGCTTTTATGATGAATTTTATACTTCTCTAATACTCCTCGAAGATCATTTTCTATTTTTGCTAATTTATTTAAATCAATAGTGATATGGGATGGTAATCTAGGTAATGATACATAATAATTTGTGTTTTCTCTTCCGGGAGAAGGATTTAAATCATTATATAACCATCTTACTTGGTCATCAAAATTTACAGATTTATAAATTAGAGCAATGATGGCAATAATTTCATTTACTTTCTCTTGCTTTCTCTCTTTAATATATATGCTAATGTTGGAATTAATATATTTATTGAGAACTTGTATAATTTCATTCAACTGCAGCCGCGCATTACCTTTGTAACCAAAACCAAAGCTATATACTGGCGCGCCTTCTCTTCTCAAGTTCATCGCTTCCCTACCAATAATAAGTGCATCTTTGTAGTCATTAATATTGTTGTTATTATTCTCTGGTTTTTTTAATGCTAGACAGGCATTTATTAGATGGGAAAAAATTATCTCTAAAGTAGTTGTCTGATAAGGCGAAGTACGTTGATGCATACTATCAACTAATGAATCTGAACCATCATTAAGATGGTCACGTACGTCATCCACCATTTTTTCTAAAATTAGTAGCGAAAGTTTTTCATTTTTCAAACATATAAGTCTTTCTTTAAGGCTATTTTCAAATTGAGGCAAGGCCCATTTATACGTTGTTAAAATGCTAATAGCTTCATCAATAGATTTCATTTGTACCCCATAATATTGATTTTCTTCAGAAAAATGCTGCCCATAGCCGTCGCATTTTACATAATTATACCCCGGAAATATTAAAGTATTATGAGCTAACTAAGGAAGCTTAAGAAAGGAAGTAATAAACACGAATTGGTTCATAGATAACTCAATATTTTCGTATAAGTCCACTGAGTTGTAGGAGTGAAATTCAGACCTTTAGCGACCCACGAAATCCCCTAACACGATAGTAAGAGGACGCACTATTATGATATACGAAGACATGGCCATAACGGCGATCAGCGAAGAGGGCGCCGCCCAGTATCCTAATATCAGAAGGTGTTTTTATCCAGCTGGATGTTTTCGTATCGAAACTTCCAAGTTTCTGCAGCTCCTGGTATTGTTCCTCTGTTAAAAGTTCAATGCCCATGGCAGCTGCCATATCCATCGCATTATTTTCTGGCTTAAATGCTTTCCTTGCCTCCAGCCCCTGATGGTCGTAACAAAGACTTCTGCGGCCTCTGGGGCTTTCCGGTGAACAATCATAAAAAATGTATTCACCTGTTTTTATCCGACTAACAATATCTGGTTCACCACCAGTTCTTTCCATTTCATTAAGTGACCATAGTTTTTCAGTATCACTTTCTAACTTTGCTTGTACTTCAGCCCATGTAACCTCTTTATGGCGGTTCATGTTTTTCTCAAAGCGGTTTTTCAATACTTTGAGTAGTTCTGCACGTTGTTCTGACGACAACTCCTTTTTTTTACTGTTAATGCTGTTCATACTTCTATATGGCCTCTGTTGAATTTATGTACTCGTATAAATGCTTAAACTGTTTATAATGCTCATCGCTTAGTGAATTTAAAATAATGGAACTTTACGTTAGGAAGAATTGCTTTGTTTACTTGGTTCGCGTTGTGATACACGATAGCATGCCTTTTATCGCTTTCAAAATAAAAATCTAAAACAAGGCAAATGGAGAAGAATATCATGTTAGAACGAAATGAGAGTGCATTGTTTAGTAATGCTGACAAAATTTCACCAACAGCGCAATTAATTGCTGGTTGCAGAGAATTAAATTATGATAAAGTTGCGGAAGCCATAAAAAGAGGTGCGGATGTGAATGCTAAGTCACCCTGCACTATTGATGGATCATATATTTATAATAACCAACATACATGGTACACGCCCTTAAGTCTGGTCGCTAAACAAAGCCACGGAATCACTGATGCGCATGAAATATTTATTAAAATTTGTGCCATAGCGGAATTATTATTGAATAATGAAGCTAATCTTGATGCCTTAGATAAAGGTGATATGGGTAACTCGCCATTACATTGGGCCATCGTGACGCTCAATAAAAAACTTTGTAAGCTTTTTATAAGCCATGCTATTAATAAAAAAAGTGATTTGTTAAATCAACCCAATCAACCTGAAGAAGAATATTTTGGCATCAATACCCCACTTATATTAGCATTAAAAGTTTCTTGCAGATCTCTTTTATTAGATGGATTTTATGACTTGGAAGTTGCCGAATTGCTTATTAAAAATGGTGCTGACATTAATGCAATTAATTATTATAAACAGTCTGCATTACATTGGGCTTCAATTCTTAGATTACCAGAAAAATTTTTTGATTTATTAATTACAAATGGTGCGGAGCATCGTCCTGATAAATTTAATAATGATCCAATCAAATTATATAAAACACAAATCACCTATAAGATGATTGATTATAGCAGCGCCCCTACCTCATTTAGAGATATCGATTATCATTTGCCTTGTTGGTATGATTCTAATGATATTCGCCTACCATATCGACAATCTTTTATAAATCAGCGTAATGATATTTCTCAGCCGCATATCTTACAATTATTAGAATCAAACAAACAAATGCAAAAAAATTCAGATCCTGAGCCAAAAAGTAGTTATGATTTGAGCTATTAGGGGCGGATATCGAATGAAGGAGAAAGTTTAATTTTGTGTTTTTTCTACTTTTAAATTAATATTGCGCCTTGGATTTATCATGGTGTTAGCCACCATTAACTTTTCAAGGAGGCGCGTTAGGTTCATATAAAAGAAGACTTACACAGACATTTCTTTGTGCCTGATGAATTTTTTCTTGCCGCCTTCGACACAGGCTCTGACCTGAGTGACTCTTTTTATGATCATGAAAGTAAATTTTGTGGTATAGGTCCACGTGTTGGCGTTAATGTTTTTTATCAAGTTGCTAATAATTTTGGTTTAGTTACCGAAGTGGCTGGTAACTTACTCTTTGGCAAATCTGATAGTGACTATTCTGAAAGAATCAGAGATGTTGAAGATGGTGGTGCCGGAACAGTTGACATCTTTGAAGGTACACACAATACGCACCAAGATGATCATTGTAACGT contains these protein-coding regions:
- a CDS encoding DUF4256 domain-containing protein, coding for MNSINSKKKELSSEQRAELLKVLKNRFEKNMNRHKEVTWAEVQAKLESDTEKLWSLNEMERTGGEPDIVSRIKTGEYIFYDCSPESPRGRRSLCYDHQGLEARKAFKPENNAMDMAAAMGIELLTEEQYQELQKLGSFDTKTSSWIKTPSDIRILGGALFADRRYGHVFVYHNSASSYYRVRGFRGSLKV
- a CDS encoding ankyrin repeat domain-containing protein, encoding MLERNESALFSNADKISPTAQLIAGCRELNYDKVAEAIKRGADVNAKSPCTIDGSYIYNNQHTWYTPLSLVAKQSHGITDAHEIFIKICAIAELLLNNEANLDALDKGDMGNSPLHWAIVTLNKKLCKLFISHAINKKSDLLNQPNQPEEEYFGINTPLILALKVSCRSLLLDGFYDLEVAELLIKNGADINAINYYKQSALHWASILRLPEKFFDLLITNGAEHRPDKFNNDPIKLYKTQITYKMIDYSSAPTSFRDIDYHLPCWYDSNDIRLPYRQSFINQRNDISQPHILQLLESNKQMQKNSDPEPKSSYDLSY